Proteins from a single region of Sebastes umbrosus isolate fSebUmb1 chromosome 8, fSebUmb1.pri, whole genome shotgun sequence:
- the mn1b gene encoding transcriptional activator MN1 yields the protein MFGLEQFGSQINSRNPGQSERNISQPRLNMGSHYKSPAGFHSGGPPGAVEAGMGPLSEPQMLGLNMNMNGEQQQYGGFHPRGHSDMHAGGGLQQQQQQQQGPMHGFFNNQQPHQGHPHGHQPHPHQPHPHFSGNFGGPEPGSSCLHGGRLMGYNNNGMGPQQGFGEGFDPLAEGQAGDGFPQQQQQQQQQRPGNMPDFTHHGPPSGSHAVPAPCLPLDQSPNRAASFHGLPSSSSSSSESHGLEPRRMPNQGAVEGLEYNFPSEPPSGHFDVHVFSPSESESQLPHFGPGRPVPGSNFPGNPGMPRTPGMPGISKGHQPPPPQPQQPQHGVFFERFGNGRKVPVGMEPGVNARHPLMQQQQQQAGLIARQNSCPPGLPRPPQAEPGSTNPNILDGGVMMPGQHNQFEYPIHRLENRGLNPYGDPMFNMQQPAPPPSQQPPNQRLQHFDSPYMNMAKRPRFDFPNAHGGEGWCGGMDNHLSPSAYPGLPGEFTPPVSEGFPPGPLQHPGPEQQSLQQRQNAAMMIKQMASRNQQQRMRQPSLQQLGHHGDVPPGPMAHGGPVGSMPQPGFDRENGGRMPNIDGQNPHVTQENSWFQGSHPPGEMMSRRMGGAGNESGPHDMGLQQNGAGMMFRPGMGMQEPMRIPGDGHVQALHSPGMHSQFSGNMGNLSQMQSPGAGTGHPNAPAERRPADFPAPPMGAQPTFPYGGANRQGPAHSAPQGVNTSPGSYPPQSEFPPGQRASVSKLGALSLGNFSKTSAKDSVFGQSCLAALSTACQNMIASLGAPNLNVTFNKKNQNEGKRKLSQTEQDINSSTSNGTGSAGPEYFQSSTSQNSQMPGTGNSNSKPASQSQTVQGEASALSPNYNMDATPCSEGKATTGSGRGRGRRKRDSGHVSPGIFFSPDNGNPVVSPGQQTPSAGVGERGGGTPHEKHLQSPSWGKGGDLMLGDQADLMSSLDSGIQSVAKSDSSSPRVDFPDDVSTHYGNEDEVSSSSDAGGASATKPNRSPMITGSPKMQRSDHGLINGQKPLGMGINNHTTSPPDSYGLNAGGATGSSGVSHPGTPGVEQVRTPSSTSGQEDIHPLEILQAQIQLQRQQFSISEDQPLAMKNGKKNGDCPSQNGDNELASCSPDAGKGSMGTIDLDTLMAEQHATWYVPSDKAMMDGSEDDKAMGPWEKNKSQNNSKEESELSQSKAGAGAPGAGGGGGGGGGGGGGGGGGGGGGGGSSGGNHLQCLSVHCTDELGDSKGRGGPVSSWRSLHSDISNRFGTFVAALT from the exons ATGTTTGGGCTGGAGCAGTTTGGTTCTCAGATTAATAGCAGAAACCCTGGCCAGTCAGAGAGAAACATAAGCCAACCGAGACTGAACATGGGCTCCCATTATAAAAGCCCAGCAGGTTTTCACTCTGGAGGCCCTCCTGGAGCCGTGGAAGCCGGCATGGGCCCTCTGAGCGAGCCGCAGATGCTCGGGCtcaacatgaacatgaacggagagcagcagcagtatggGGGCTTCCACCCCAGGGGCCACTCGGACATGCATGCAGGAGGAggacttcagcagcagcagcagcagcagcaaggacCCATGCATGGATTTTTTAACAACCAACAACCTCATCAAGGACATCCTCATGGCCATCAACCTCACCCCCACCAACCTCACCCTCATTTCAGTGGGAATTTTGGGGGCCCAGAGCCGGGGTCTTCATGCCTGCATGGTGGCAGGCTAATGGGCTACAACAACAATGGCATGGGACCACAGCAGGGCTTTGGAGAAGGATTTGATCCTCTCGCTGAGGGACAGGCAGGGGATGGCTttccccagcagcagcagcagcagcagcagcagcggcctGGTAACATGCCTGACTTTACACATCACGGGCCTCCCAGTGGCAGCCATGCTGTGCCTGCTCCCTGTCTACCCCTGGACCAGTCGCCCAACAGAGCAGCATCCTTCCACGGTCTCCcatcctcctcgtcctcctcctccgagTCTCACGGCCTGGAGCCTCGGCGGATGCCCAACCAGGGAGCTGTGGAGGGATTAGAGTATAACTTCCCAAGTGAGCCTCCATCTGGACATTTTGATGTACATGTATTTTCcccatcagaatcagaatctcaGTTACCCCATTTTGGCCCAGGAAGGCCTGTTCCCGGCAGTAATTTCCCAGGGAACCCTGGCATGCCACGGACACCAGGTATGCCGGGCATCTCTAAAGGACACCAGCCGCCCCCGCCACAGCCCCAGCAGCCTCAGCATGGAGTGTTTTTTGAGCGTTTTGGAAACGGCCGGAAGGTGCCCGTGGGAATGGAGCCGGGGGTCAACGCGAGGCATCCtctcatgcagcagcagcaacaacaggcTGGCTTGATAGCCAGACAGAATTCATGCCCCCCTGGCCTCCCCCGACCCCCTCAGGCTGAGCCCGGCTCCACTAACCCTAACATTCTGGACGGAGGGGTCATGATGCCTGGCCAACACAACCAGTTTGAATATCCCATTCACAGACTGGAAAATAGGGGTCTGAACCCCTATGGGGACCCCATGTTTAATATGCAACAGCCagctccccctccctcccagcAGCCCCCGAATCAGAGGCTGCAACACTTTGACTCTCCTTATATGAACATGGCAAAAAGGCCTAGATTTGACTTTCCCAATGCACATGGCGGTGAGGGCTGGTGTGGTGGTATGGATAACCACCTCTCTCCCTCGGCCTATCCCGGCCTGCCTGGAGAGTTCACCCCACCTGTAAGCGAAGGTTTCCCACCGGGTCCCCTGCAGCATCCGGGGCCCGAGCAGCAGTCTCTGCAGCAGCGGCAGAATGCAGCTATGATGATAAAACAAATGGCCTCTCGCAACCAGCAGCAGAGGATGAGGCAGCCCAGTCTGCAGCAGCTGGGTCACCACGGCGATGTACCTCCCGGCCCAATGGCTCACGGAGGCCCGGTCGGGAGCATGCCCCAGCCTGGCTTCGACAGGGAGAATGGTGGCAGGATGCCCAACATTGATGGACAAAATCCTCATGTAACTCAGGAGAACTCCTGGTTCCAAGGGTCCCACCCACCAGGGGAGATGATGTCACGGCGTATGGGTGGAGCGGGGAATGAATCAGGGCCCCATGACATGGGGCTACAGCAGAACGGGGCTGGGATGATGTTTAGGCCAGGCATGGGCATGCAGGAGCCCATGAGAATACCAGGAGATGGGCATGTACAGGCTCTCCATTCCCCGGGCATGCACTCACAATTCAGCGGCAACATGGGCAACCTCTCACAAATGCAGTCTCCAGGAGCGGGGACGGGGCACCCGAACGCACCGGCGGAGAGGCGGCCGGCTGACTTCCCCGCACCTCCAATGGGAGCTCAGCCAACATTTCCCTATGGGGGGGCTAACCGTCAGGGGCCGGCCCACAGTGCTCCCCAGGGGGTGAACACCTCACCAGGGAGCTACCCTCCTCAGTCTGAGTTCCCCCCAGGCCAGCGGGCGTCTGTTAGTAAGCTCGGAGCGCTGTCCCTCGGGAACTTCAGCAAAACCAGCGCTAAAGACAGTGTTTTCGGCCAGAGCTGCCTGGCGGCCCTTTCCACGGCCTGCCAGAACATGATCGCTAGCCTAGGGGCCCCCAATCTTAACGTAACATTCAACAAGAAGAACCAAAATGAGGGCAAGCGAAAACTGAGTCAGACAGAGCAGGACATTAATAGCAGCACATCTAATGGGACTGGCAGTGCTGGACCTGAATATTTTCAGAGCAGCACTTCCCAGAACAGCCAGATGCCTGGCACTGGGAATAGCAACTCTAAGCCTGCAAGTCAAAGCCAGACGGTGCAGGGGGAAGCCAGTGCCCTCTCCCCAAATTACAACATGGACGCTACCCCATGCAGTGAGGGGAAGGCAACAACAGGgagtgggagagggagaggcaggagaaaaagagacagtGGACATGTGAGCcctggaatttttttttcccctgacaATGGTAACCCTGTTGTAAGTCCAGGCCAGCAGACCCCCTCTGCTGGCGTTGGGGAGAGGGGTGGGGGAACGCCCCACGAGAAACACCTCCAATCACCCTCTTGGGGAAAAGGAGGCGACCTAATGTTGGGGGACCAGGCCGACCTCATGTCTTCTTTGGACAGTGGCATTCAAAGTGTCGCCAAGTCTGACAGTAGCTCACCACGAGTGGACTTTCCTGACGATGTCAGCACCCACTACGGCAACGAGGACGAGGTGTCCTCCAGCTCCGACGCAGGAGGGGCCTCGGCCACCAAGCCCAATCGCAGCCCCATGATCACCGGCTCACCCAAAATGCAGAGGAGCGACCACGGGTTGATAAATGGACAGAAGCCCCTCGGCATGGGCATTAACAATCATACTACCTCGCCGCCAGACAGCTACGGACTGAACGCTGGTGGGGCCACAGGGTCCAGTGGGGTGAGCCACCCGGGCACTCCCGGGGTGGAGCAGGTACGCACCCCATCCAGCACCTCTGGCCAGGAAGACATCCATCCTCTGGAGATCCTGCAGGCCCAGATCCAGCTCCAGCGGCAGCAGTTCAGTATCTCTGAGGACCAGCCCCTGGCCATGAAGAATGGCAAGAAGAATGGCGACTGTCCCTCACAGAACGGAGACAATGAGCTGGCAAGCTGCAGCCCGGATGCTGGGAAGGGCTCAATGGGCACTATTGACCTTGACACCCTCATGGCAGAGCAGCACGCCACCTGGTACGTGCCCAGTGACAAGGCCATGATGGACGGGTCAGAGGATGACAAGGCCATGggaccatgggaaaaaaataagagCCAAAACAACAGCAAAGAAG AATCAGAGCTGTCCCAGAGTAAGGCTGGAGCCGGGGCCCCAGGAGCTgggggtggtggaggaggaggaggagggggaggtggaggaggtggaggaggaggcggaggaggaggagggagcagcGGAGGGAACCACCTGCAGTGCCTGTCCGTCCACTGCACAGACGAGCTGGGGGACAGTAAAGGCCGAGGGGGGCCCGTCTCGTCCTGGCGCTCTCTCCACTCTGATATCTCCAACCGATTTGGGACATTTGTGGCGGCACTGACTTGA